The region TTCCCTGACGGTGGGCCCGCAGGCCCGCGGGCCCGGGGCATCAGGGCGTGACGGGGCGAGGGCGAGCGCGACGTAGACTGGTGGGCTGTTGTCCCACCGCGCCCCCTCACCCCCTCTGGAGCCTGAACCCGCCATGCAAAGTGAACCCAAGGCATCGCTGGTCGGCGAGGAGTACGAGGTCGAGGTCGGCCCGGTGGCGCACGGCGGCCACTGCATCGCCCGGACCGGCGAGGGCCAGGTGCTCTTCGTCCGGCACGCGCTGCCCGGTGAGCGGGTCATCGCCCGGGTGACCGAGGGCGAGGAGGGCGCGCGCTTCCTGCGCGCCGACGCGGTGCGGGTGCTGGACGCCTCCAAGGACCGGGTCGAGGCGCCGTGCCCGTTCGCCGGCCCCGGCAAATGCGGCGGCTGCGACTGGCAGCACGCGGCCCCCGGCGCCCAGCGCAGGCTGAAGGCCGAGGTGATCACCGAGCAGCTCGCCCGGCTGGCGGGGCTCACCCCCGAGGAGGCGGGCTGGGACGGCACGGTCGAGCCCGCGCCCGGCGACAAGGTGGCCCGCGGCGAGGTCCCGGCCTGGCGCACCCGGGTGCAGTACGCGGTGGACGAGCAGGGCCGGCCCGGACTGCGCCGCCACCGCTCGCACGAGGTCGAGCCGGTCGACCACTGCCTGATCGCCGCCCCCGGCGTCACCGAACTCGGCGTCGAGAAGCGCGAATGGCCCCAGATCGCCAGCGTGGAGGCCATCGCCGCCACCGGCTCCTCCGACCGTCAGGTCGTCCTCACCCCGCGCCCCGGCGGCCGGCTGCCCATCGTCGAGCTGGACCGGCCGGTCTCGGTGCTGCGGGTCAGCGAGTCCCGCGGCCGTGACCGGACCCGTCTGGTGCACCGCGTCCACGGCCGCCCCTTCGTCCGCGAGCGCGCGGCGGGCCGCACGTGGCGGGTCGGCGAGGCCGGTTTCTGGCAGGTCCACCCCAAGGCGGCGGACGTCCTGGTCGAGGCCGTCATGCAGGGCCTGATGCCCCGCCAGGGCGAAACGGCCCTCGATCTGTACTGCGGAGTCGGCCTCTTCGCGGGCGCGATCGCCGAGCGGGTGGGGGAGCGCGGCGCGGTGCTGGGCATCGAATCCAGCAAGCGCTCGGTCGAGGACGCCCGGCACAACCTCCAGGACCTGGAGCGCGTCCGCATCGAGCACGGCAAGGTCGAGCAGGTGCTGCCCCGCACCGGGATCACCGAGGCCGACCTCATCGTCCTGGACCCGCCCCGCGCGGGCGCGGGCAAGGAGACGGTGACCCGCCTCGCGGCCCTGGGCGCCCGCCGCATCGCCTACGTCGCCTGCGACCCGGCGGCACTCGCCCGCGACCTGAAGTACTTCCGCGAGGAGGGCTACTCTCCGCGTCGCACGCGTGCCTTCGACCTCTTCCCGGTCACCCACCATGTGGAGTGCGTGGCGGTGCTTGAACCGGCCGCTAAGGGCTCCTGACCTGCGGTTTTGCGCGTGTGCATGATGTGCGGTGTGGGCGTTACGGGCGATATCCTGACGCTGGAATGACGCTCGTGACGCTCATTTGACGCTCGTTCTGATGGTCTGTCAGGCAACCTGTTCGGGTAGGTCAGACCTTGTCAGGGGGGCGTAA is a window of Streptomyces violaceusniger Tu 4113 DNA encoding:
- a CDS encoding class I SAM-dependent RNA methyltransferase, producing the protein MQSEPKASLVGEEYEVEVGPVAHGGHCIARTGEGQVLFVRHALPGERVIARVTEGEEGARFLRADAVRVLDASKDRVEAPCPFAGPGKCGGCDWQHAAPGAQRRLKAEVITEQLARLAGLTPEEAGWDGTVEPAPGDKVARGEVPAWRTRVQYAVDEQGRPGLRRHRSHEVEPVDHCLIAAPGVTELGVEKREWPQIASVEAIAATGSSDRQVVLTPRPGGRLPIVELDRPVSVLRVSESRGRDRTRLVHRVHGRPFVRERAAGRTWRVGEAGFWQVHPKAADVLVEAVMQGLMPRQGETALDLYCGVGLFAGAIAERVGERGAVLGIESSKRSVEDARHNLQDLERVRIEHGKVEQVLPRTGITEADLIVLDPPRAGAGKETVTRLAALGARRIAYVACDPAALARDLKYFREEGYSPRRTRAFDLFPVTHHVECVAVLEPAAKGS